The following DNA comes from Cellulophaga sp. HaHa_2_95.
CTTTATTTTATGCCTAGCCTATTTGAACCTTGTGGAATAAGTCAAATGCTCGCTATGAGAAATGGACACCCTTGTCTAGTTCATCACACAGGAGGGTTAAAAGATACCGTTCAACATTTAAAAACAGGCTTTAGTTTTGATGGAACAACTACCGATGAGAAAATTAGAAACATGGTTGATTCTTTTGATTTGGTGTTAGATATTTTCTTAAATGATAAAGCTCAATGGAAAAAAATTAAGGCGAATGCTAAAAAAGAGCGCTTTACTTGGGATAAAAGTGTCGATGAATACTATAAATTTCTTTATGCTATAACGATATAGTAGACTTTGGTCTCTATTTGTTTAAAATAAGCAAAAGATTTCTTTATTTGTTAATAATACAATAAATGATTTTTTTTGAATTGTTAATGGCACGCCTTTTTCTTAAATTTACGGAGTACTAAAAGTTAAAAAAACACATGTCAGACAAAGCTATATTAGAATACAAAGGGAATACTTATGAATTTCCTGTTATAAAAGGTACAGAGGAAGAATTAGCAATAGATATCAAAAGTTTAAGAGCAGCAACTGGAATGATCACAATTGATCCAGGCTACAAAAATACAGGCTCTTGTGAGAGTGCTATAACTTTCCTCGATGGTGAAAAAGGAATATTGCGTTACCGTGGATATTCAATAGAAGAATTAGCAGATAAAGCAGACTTTTTAGAAGTTGCTTATTTACTAATATTCGGAGAACTTCCTAATAAAGAACAACTAGAGAAATTTCATTCAGATATAAAATCTGAGTCTCATGTAGATGAGGAAATGAAAAAAATCTTAGATGGTTTTCCTAAGTCAGCACATCCAATGGGTGTACTATCTTCTTTAACAAGTGCATTAATAGCTTTTAATCCAAGTTCTGTAAATGTAAGTTCTGAAAAAGAAATGTATTGGGCAATAGTTCGTATTATGGCTAAATTCCCAGTATTAGTAGCTTGGACTTTACGTAAGAAAAAAGGATTGCCATTAGATTACGGAGATGACTCTTTAGGGTATGTTGAGAATATTCATAAAATGATGTTCAAGAAGCCTAACCAAGAATACAAAAAAGATAAAACTATTATTGACGCATTAGATAAACTTCTAATCTTACATGCAGATCACGAGCAAAATTGTTCTACCTCTACAGTACGTATCGTAGGTTCATCTCATGCTGGTTTATTTGCGTCATTATCTGCAGGTATTTCTGCATTATGGGGGCCGCTTCATGGTGGTGCTAACCAAGCGGTATTAGAAATGTTAGAAGCCATTGAAGCTGATGGCGGTGATACTAAGAAGTACATGGCTAAAGCAAAAGATAAAGAAGATTCTTTTAGATTGATGGGCTTTGGTCATAGAGTTTATAAAAACTTTGATCCTCGTGCTAAAATCATCAAAAAAGCAGCGGATGAAGTTTTAGGAGATTTAGGTATTGAAGATCCAATTTTATCTATTGCTCAAGGCTTAGAGAAAGAAGCATTAGAAGATCAATATTTTGTAGATAGAAAATTATATCCTAATGTGGATTTTTACTCAGGAATAATTTACAGAGCTTTAGGGATCCCAACAGAAATGTTTACAGTAATGTTTGCATTAGGTAGACTCCCAGGCTGGATTGCTCAATGGAGAGAAATGAGATTGAATGGAGAGCCAATAGGTCGTCCAAGACAAGTATATGTTGGAGAAAACTTAAGGTCTTTTGTTCCTGTAGAAAAGAGATAATTTTCTTATTATAATATAATTCTAAACTGCCTTTTTGTTTTTTACAAAAAGGCAGTTTTTTTATTAATAGATTCTTATTTTTGCGCTCAATAATTACTAATTATTCAATTTATATTTTTTTATGCTTGATTTGAACATTAAGGATGAAACTTCAAAACTAAAAGCAGTCATTTTAGGAACTGCTAAAAGTTGTGGACCTACTCCAAAACCAGAAGAAGCTTACGATCCAAAATCATTAGAACATATCTTAGCCGGAACTTATCCTGTAGAGGCAGATATGATATTGGAAAT
Coding sequences within:
- a CDS encoding citrate synthase, with the translated sequence MSDKAILEYKGNTYEFPVIKGTEEELAIDIKSLRAATGMITIDPGYKNTGSCESAITFLDGEKGILRYRGYSIEELADKADFLEVAYLLIFGELPNKEQLEKFHSDIKSESHVDEEMKKILDGFPKSAHPMGVLSSLTSALIAFNPSSVNVSSEKEMYWAIVRIMAKFPVLVAWTLRKKKGLPLDYGDDSLGYVENIHKMMFKKPNQEYKKDKTIIDALDKLLILHADHEQNCSTSTVRIVGSSHAGLFASLSAGISALWGPLHGGANQAVLEMLEAIEADGGDTKKYMAKAKDKEDSFRLMGFGHRVYKNFDPRAKIIKKAADEVLGDLGIEDPILSIAQGLEKEALEDQYFVDRKLYPNVDFYSGIIYRALGIPTEMFTVMFALGRLPGWIAQWREMRLNGEPIGRPRQVYVGENLRSFVPVEKR